The DNA region CGATGTTTAGCAGGCGATCGTCCCGGCTCAGTCCGGCGATCGGGATGTCGTGGAGCTCGATGGGGTGGTCGTGAAAGCCAAGGGCCAGCGGGATCGGCGGCAGGTGGGGCGCCAAGCGGTCGATGTTGATCGTGGCCCGACCCACCCGGACGGTGTCGATCCGGAGGCGGGGCTGCGGCAGAAGCTCGACCCACCGGTGAGGACGCCCTCCTGAGCTCGAGGCTCGCTCGAGAAAGGAGATCAGGGCCGAGCTCCAGACCGTCGGCGAATCGATTCCTACGTAGGCCAGCCGTTGCCGTAGGAGGAGATCGTCCCACCGCCAGCCGACCTCGACACGGGGAATGGAGCCGACCTCCCCGAGCGAGACGTCGCGAAGGAGGAGGGAGTGCGGGGAGAGCCATTCGGCGGACGCCACGTCGAACGGAAGGTCGAGGGAGCGGGCGAGCCGGGTGAGAAGCAGGGCCGTATTGGCCCGGATCCGCCGGCCGACCCATGGCCCGACGGCGAAGAGCAGCGCCGCGAGTACGAGGGGTAGGGCGAGCGCCCAAACGGACCTCCGGAGAACCCGCTTCTTCCACGGAGGGCCGTGCGGCTGCGGCTCCGGTCCATCGTCCGTCATCCGGCACGGGATGATAGCAACGGTCCTCCGGATCGGAAACCGTAAAGCAGCGATTGGTGCGAAACCTAGAAAAAGAGATTGAAATGAGCCTTGTAGCCGCGTTTGCTATGCGGGGAACAGGGGGAAGGCTTTGGTGTGTCTTTTCTACCGATGAGTACTTCTACGGATGCGCAAAAAAACGAGGGAGAGAACCACGGTCCTAAGGTGACGGTCTTGACGAGGGATACCGAATTCCGGGGGACGGTCGGCTTCACAGGAGAGCTGCAGCTCAACGGAAGGCTGGAAGGAGAGATCCTCTCCGAAGACGGAACCCTGATCATCGGCGATACGGCTCTGGTCAAAGCCGACATTCGGGCGAAGCGGGTGATCGTGCGCGGCCAGGTGTTCGGCAACATCCTCGCCCGCGAGCGGTTGGAACTGGTCGGCTCGGCCCGCGTCGTGGGGGACGTCCAGACCGGGGCTCTTGCCATTGAACAGGGTGCGGTCTTCATCGGAAAGTCGGAGAGCTTGCAAGCAGACAAGGTCGAGAAACCCGATCTCTCCTCCTTCTTCAAGATGCTGACCTCCGTCAGCCGGGAACCGGCGCCTACGAAGGCCGGGAAGGGGATCGACGCGACCAGGCTCATTCCCGGCATGGAAGCAAAATCCGGCGAGAAGGGAAACCCTTAGCCGCGCGGCAGGACGGCCTTCTTTTGCGGCTGGAAACCGCGCCATGGGCTTGCGCATCGGCATCGTCGGGGTGACCGGAGCGGTCGGTCAGGAGGCTCTCCGCCTGCTCGAGCAGGGGGATCTTCCGATCCGCGAAATCCGGCTTTTTGCCTCGGCCCGTTCCGCGGGGCGGAGCTTTCTCTTCCGCGGGGAGCCGGTTCGGGTCGAAGAGGTCGCGACGGAACGGCTCGCGGGGCTCGACTATGTCTTCTTCAGCGCCGGCGGCTCGATCTCCCGTCGGTACGCGCCGGAGGCGGTCGAGGGCGGTGCGGTGGTGATCGATAATTCGTCGGCTTTCCGGATGACGGACGGGGTCCCGTTGGTGGTACCCGAGGTCAACGCGAAGGCGCTCGGCCGCCATCGGGGCATCATCGCCAATCCGAATTGCACCGCGGCCATTCTCGCCACGGCGGTTTGGCCTCTCCATCGAGCCGCAGGTATCGAACGGATGGTGGTCGCGACCTATCAGGCGGCAAGCGGAGCCGGGGCGAAGGCCCTGGCCGAGCTCGACGCCCAGGTCCGGCAGTATGCGGCTGGAGAAGCGATTCAGAAGAAGGTCTTTCCGGAGCAGATCGCCTTCAACGTCTTTTCCCACAACACCCCGATCGACGAATCCGGGTTCAACGAGGAGGAGAATAAGGTCGCGCAGGAGATCCGCAAGATTTTCGGCGAGCCGGATCTAGGCGTATGCGCCACCTGCATCCGGGTGCCGGTCTTCCGGGCGCACTCCGAGGCGATCGTGATCGAAACCCGGCGGAAGCTTCCGGCGGAGGAGGCCCGGGAGATCCTGAGCCATGCCCCCGGCGTCACGGTCGTCGATGACCGTAAGGCTAATCGCTTTCCCACTCCCCTGGAGGCTGCCGGAAAGCGGGAGGTTTTGGTCGGCCGGATCCGGGAGGACCTTTCCCATCCGCGCGCGCTCGCGCTCTTCGTGAGCGGCGATCAGCTCCTCAAGGGCGCCGCCTGGAACGCGGTCCAAATCCTCGAGCTGCTCGCGGGTCGTTAGTCCGGGGAACCCGGTCCGTTCCCGCTTGGGGAACGGCGCGGCGGGCGCGTATAGTGAAAGCATGACTAT from Methylacidimicrobium sp. AP8 includes:
- a CDS encoding polymer-forming cytoskeletal protein, which encodes MSTSTDAQKNEGENHGPKVTVLTRDTEFRGTVGFTGELQLNGRLEGEILSEDGTLIIGDTALVKADIRAKRVIVRGQVFGNILARERLELVGSARVVGDVQTGALAIEQGAVFIGKSESLQADKVEKPDLSSFFKMLTSVSREPAPTKAGKGIDATRLIPGMEAKSGEKGNP
- a CDS encoding aspartate-semialdehyde dehydrogenase; protein product: MGLRIGIVGVTGAVGQEALRLLEQGDLPIREIRLFASARSAGRSFLFRGEPVRVEEVATERLAGLDYVFFSAGGSISRRYAPEAVEGGAVVIDNSSAFRMTDGVPLVVPEVNAKALGRHRGIIANPNCTAAILATAVWPLHRAAGIERMVVATYQAASGAGAKALAELDAQVRQYAAGEAIQKKVFPEQIAFNVFSHNTPIDESGFNEEENKVAQEIRKIFGEPDLGVCATCIRVPVFRAHSEAIVIETRRKLPAEEAREILSHAPGVTVVDDRKANRFPTPLEAAGKREVLVGRIREDLSHPRALALFVSGDQLLKGAAWNAVQILELLAGR